In Nerophis ophidion isolate RoL-2023_Sa linkage group LG03, RoL_Noph_v1.0, whole genome shotgun sequence, the following are encoded in one genomic region:
- the adprs gene encoding ADP-ribosylhydrolase ARH3 isoform X2: MTRCVVQSLLTRSGFNEQDMARRFAKEYSLSPGRGYGSGVIHVLKKLASPQLTDVYQPAKDQFNGRGSFGNGGAMRAAPFALAFPDPADVKKFARLGAMLTHSCSLGYNGAVLQALAVHLALQGALDLPQKFINTLITEMEEFECDEVARNDARILKEAEKPFCDRLHRVRDLMDRNKVTIEEVISELGNGIAALQSVPTAIFCVLHCLQPREHLPENYGGLERTIAYSLALGGDTDTIACMAGAIAGAHYGIEVIPQTWIRCCEGADDADVDAKRLHVLYHQTRSGDQSNEDPSGTKRSVFKRHHQVNPNQ; this comes from the exons ATGACACGTTGTGTGGTCCAGTCTCTGCTGACCCGGTCTGGCTTTAATGAGCAGGACATGGCTCGCAG GTTTGCGAAGGAGTACAGTTTGTCCCCGGGTCGTGGTTACGGCTCTGGAGTCATCCATGTGTTGAAGAAACTGGCGTCCCCTCAGCTCACTGACGTGTACCAGCCAGCCAAGGACCAGTTTAACGGTCGAGGCTCTTTTGGCAATGGAGGAGCAATGAGAGCGGCCCCCTTTGCGCTGGCTTTCCCTGATCCAGCTGATGTTAAAAAG TTTGCTCGTCTGGGTGCCATGCTCACCCATTCCTGTTCTCTGGGCTACAACGGGGCAGTGCTGCAAGCATTAGCTGTCCACCTCGCCCTGCAGGGTGCCTTGGACCTGCCTCAGAAGTTTATCAACACACTGATCACCGAGATGGAGGAATTtgaatgtgatgaggtggcacgGAATGATGCCAGAAT CCTGAAGGAAGCAGAAAAGCCGTTCTGTGACCGCCTTCATCGAGTCAGAGACTTGATGGACAGGAACAAGGTCACTATAGAGGAGGTCATCTCGGAGCTAG GTAATGGCATCGCAGCACTTCAGTCAGTCCCAACTGCCATCTTCTGCGTTCTTCACTGCTTGCAGCCAAGGGAACACCTTCCAGAAAACTATGGCGGCTTGGAACGGACAATAGCGTACAGCCTTGCCCTGGGCGGCGACACAGACACTATAGCCTGCATGGCGGGGGCCATCGCCGGCGCACACTACGGCATTGAGGTCATTCCCCAAACGTGGATCCGATGCTGCGAGGGCGCCGACGATGCTGACGTGGATGCAAAGCGACTTCACGTGTTGTACCACCAGACCAGATCAGGTGATCAGAGCAATGAAGACCCTTCAGGAACAAAACGGTCTGTCTTCAAACGGCACCACCAAGTAAACCCAAACCAATAA
- the adprs gene encoding ADP-ribosylhydrolase ARH3 isoform X1 yields MATTAARAVAAMGGPASLSRFRGALVAAVLGDCVGGEFEGAEEVPIENVLQHMNSLDDETKGIGTLEYSDDTAMTRCVVQSLLTRSGFNEQDMARRFAKEYSLSPGRGYGSGVIHVLKKLASPQLTDVYQPAKDQFNGRGSFGNGGAMRAAPFALAFPDPADVKKFARLGAMLTHSCSLGYNGAVLQALAVHLALQGALDLPQKFINTLITEMEEFECDEVARNDARILKEAEKPFCDRLHRVRDLMDRNKVTIEEVISELGNGIAALQSVPTAIFCVLHCLQPREHLPENYGGLERTIAYSLALGGDTDTIACMAGAIAGAHYGIEVIPQTWIRCCEGADDADVDAKRLHVLYHQTRSGDQSNEDPSGTKRSVFKRHHQVNPNQ; encoded by the exons ATGGCTACAACGGCAGCGAGAGCAGTGGCGGCAATGGGGGGGCCGGCTTCTTTGTCCCGGTTCAGGGGTGCTCTGGTCGCGGCAGTGCTGGGCGACTGTGTCGGGGGAGAGTTTGAGGGAGCGGAGGAGGTTCCCATCGAGAATGTATTGCAGCACATGAACAGTCTGGACGACGAGACGAAAGGGATCG GCACCCTGGAGTATAGTGACGACACAGCCATGACACGTTGTGTGGTCCAGTCTCTGCTGACCCGGTCTGGCTTTAATGAGCAGGACATGGCTCGCAG GTTTGCGAAGGAGTACAGTTTGTCCCCGGGTCGTGGTTACGGCTCTGGAGTCATCCATGTGTTGAAGAAACTGGCGTCCCCTCAGCTCACTGACGTGTACCAGCCAGCCAAGGACCAGTTTAACGGTCGAGGCTCTTTTGGCAATGGAGGAGCAATGAGAGCGGCCCCCTTTGCGCTGGCTTTCCCTGATCCAGCTGATGTTAAAAAG TTTGCTCGTCTGGGTGCCATGCTCACCCATTCCTGTTCTCTGGGCTACAACGGGGCAGTGCTGCAAGCATTAGCTGTCCACCTCGCCCTGCAGGGTGCCTTGGACCTGCCTCAGAAGTTTATCAACACACTGATCACCGAGATGGAGGAATTtgaatgtgatgaggtggcacgGAATGATGCCAGAAT CCTGAAGGAAGCAGAAAAGCCGTTCTGTGACCGCCTTCATCGAGTCAGAGACTTGATGGACAGGAACAAGGTCACTATAGAGGAGGTCATCTCGGAGCTAG GTAATGGCATCGCAGCACTTCAGTCAGTCCCAACTGCCATCTTCTGCGTTCTTCACTGCTTGCAGCCAAGGGAACACCTTCCAGAAAACTATGGCGGCTTGGAACGGACAATAGCGTACAGCCTTGCCCTGGGCGGCGACACAGACACTATAGCCTGCATGGCGGGGGCCATCGCCGGCGCACACTACGGCATTGAGGTCATTCCCCAAACGTGGATCCGATGCTGCGAGGGCGCCGACGATGCTGACGTGGATGCAAAGCGACTTCACGTGTTGTACCACCAGACCAGATCAGGTGATCAGAGCAATGAAGACCCTTCAGGAACAAAACGGTCTGTCTTCAAACGGCACCACCAAGTAAACCCAAACCAATAA